The Uruburuella testudinis genome window below encodes:
- a CDS encoding ATP phosphoribosyltransferase regulatory subunit, producing the protein MQSWQLPEHIADILPSTARQLESAKEQLLALFRVHGYELVHPPLMEYSNSLLTHIDAGLALKTIRLVDQISGRQLGIRADITPQVARIDAHLLSANNGINRLCYAGSVLHARPDGFLNTREPLQVGAELYGLAGIEADIELIDLMLKSLQIGEIGDLLLSLGHVGVFRALAGAAELDEKQSAQLLSLMQDKDAAAVHAQVSVWKLDGMWAKAFALLPTLYGGREVLDEAREKLPDLFAVGAALDDLQAVCEAFPRQNVHIDLSELRVDNYHTGLLYAAYGSKCHDAVARGGRYDGLGEYFGRARPATGFSFDLRTFTGRLPRSERLPAIAVAQQDAAQAAEIIAQLRAEGQCVVVDYGIESNASRDINARLVAQDGKWTIVEQA; encoded by the coding sequence ATGCAGTCTTGGCAATTACCCGAGCACATTGCCGACATTCTGCCCTCGACCGCGCGCCAGCTTGAAAGCGCGAAAGAGCAGCTGTTGGCTCTGTTCCGTGTACACGGCTACGAATTGGTGCACCCGCCCCTGATGGAATACAGCAACTCGCTGCTTACTCACATCGATGCGGGCTTGGCATTGAAAACCATTCGGCTGGTCGACCAAATCAGCGGCCGCCAGCTCGGCATCCGTGCCGACATCACCCCGCAAGTGGCGCGTATCGATGCACATCTGTTGTCAGCCAACAACGGCATCAACCGCTTGTGCTATGCCGGCTCGGTGCTGCATGCCCGCCCCGATGGTTTTTTAAATACCCGCGAACCTTTGCAGGTTGGGGCAGAGTTGTACGGCTTGGCCGGCATTGAGGCCGACATCGAATTGATTGATTTAATGCTCAAAAGCCTGCAAATCGGCGAAATCGGCGATTTGCTGCTTTCGCTCGGCCATGTCGGCGTGTTCCGCGCATTGGCCGGCGCGGCGGAGCTGGATGAAAAACAGTCGGCGCAACTGCTCTCGCTGATGCAGGATAAAGATGCGGCGGCGGTGCACGCGCAGGTAAGCGTGTGGAAACTCGACGGCATGTGGGCGAAAGCATTTGCGCTGTTGCCCACGCTTTATGGCGGCCGTGAAGTGCTGGATGAAGCGCGTGAAAAATTGCCCGATTTGTTTGCAGTGGGCGCAGCGCTGGATGATTTGCAAGCGGTTTGCGAAGCGTTTCCCCGACAAAATGTACACATCGATTTGTCTGAGCTGCGGGTGGATAACTACCACACCGGCTTGCTTTATGCCGCCTACGGCAGCAAGTGTCATGATGCGGTGGCACGCGGCGGCCGTTATGACGGCTTGGGCGAATATTTCGGCCGCGCCCGCCCGGCCACCGGCTTCAGCTTCGACCTGCGCACCTTCACCGGCCGCCTGCCGCGCAGCGAGCGCCTGCCGGCCATTGCCGTGGCGCAGCAGGATGCGGCGCAGGCAGCCGAAATTATTGCCCAGCTGCGTGCTGAGGGGCAGTGCGTGGTGGTGGATTACGGCATCGAATCGAATGCCAGCCGCGACATCAACGCCCGTTTGGTGGCACAAGACGGCAAGTGGACCATCGTTGAGCAGGCTTGA
- a CDS encoding amidohydrolase family protein: MKIICIEEHLNTPALAAATLPAMQAEAAPMFGWGSRIDDGTVPLQKGRAGIASPKLIPGMTIDVGAGRLAQMDEHGIDMQILSYGGAPQLAAASQAAGLMRTANQHLADAVSRHPDRFAGLATLPWQTPEAVAGELEHAVTQLGLRGALINGRPSENFLDHPRYDEALAAFAELGVPLYVHPGLTAAPVQQAYYAGFDAEIDARLGYFAWGWHHEAGVQVVRMMVGGVFDRHPKLQIISGHWGEMVPFYLSRLDVALPPEVTGLSRSLSQTYREHVYVTPSGMLEPAMLAFVRDTVGAERLIFSMDYPYQTLENGRSFVEQADLNETQRQAFAHGNAEKLFALGD; this comes from the coding sequence ATGAAAATCATCTGTATCGAAGAACACCTGAACACCCCCGCACTGGCCGCCGCCACCCTGCCCGCCATGCAGGCCGAAGCCGCACCGATGTTCGGCTGGGGCAGCCGTATCGACGACGGCACCGTGCCGCTGCAAAAAGGCCGCGCCGGCATCGCCTCGCCCAAACTGATTCCCGGCATGACCATCGATGTCGGCGCCGGACGGCTGGCGCAAATGGATGAACACGGTATCGACATGCAAATCTTGTCATATGGCGGCGCACCGCAGCTGGCCGCCGCATCTCAAGCCGCCGGGCTGATGCGCACCGCCAACCAACATCTGGCCGATGCCGTCAGCCGCCACCCCGACCGTTTTGCCGGGCTGGCCACCCTGCCCTGGCAAACACCCGAAGCCGTGGCCGGCGAGCTGGAGCACGCGGTTACCCAATTGGGCTTGCGCGGCGCCCTGATTAACGGCAGGCCGTCTGAAAACTTTCTCGACCACCCGCGTTACGATGAAGCGCTGGCCGCTTTCGCCGAATTGGGCGTGCCGCTGTATGTGCACCCCGGCCTGACCGCTGCGCCCGTTCAGCAAGCCTATTACGCCGGCTTCGATGCCGAAATCGATGCCCGCCTGGGTTATTTTGCCTGGGGCTGGCATCATGAAGCCGGCGTGCAAGTGGTGCGCATGATGGTCGGCGGCGTATTCGACCGCCACCCCAAGCTGCAAATCATTTCCGGCCATTGGGGCGAAATGGTGCCGTTTTACCTCTCCCGCCTCGATGTGGCGCTGCCGCCCGAAGTAACCGGCCTGAGCCGCAGCCTCTCGCAAACCTACCGCGAACACGTTTACGTTACCCCCAGCGGCATGCTGGAGCCGGCCATGCTGGCATTTGTGCGCGACACCGTTGGTGCCGAGCGGCTGATTTTCTCAATGGACTACCCCTACCAAACACTGGAAAACGGCCGCAGCTTTGTCGAACAAGCCGATTTGAATGAGACACAGCGGCAGGCATTCGCCCACGGCAATGCCGAAAAACTGTTCGCTCTGGGGGACTAG
- a CDS encoding adenylosuccinate synthase translates to MVKNVVVIGAQWGDEGKGKIVDWLAEETSGVVRFQGGHNAGHTLVVGGKKTILRLIPSGILHESLDCFIGSGVVVSPEALLGEIDELNAAGVKNVEGRLKIAPTCTVILPYHIALDQAREASRGAGKIGTTGRGIGPAYEDKVARRSIRMVDLLNPEALKAKVEANLAYYNVQLQHLHNTEPVKLEDVMALIEKVAPRITPMLTDVSRTLYDKNQKGEKLLFEGAQGTLLDIDYGTYPFVTSSNCLAGAASAGAGVPPQMLNYVLGIVKAYTTRVGSGPFPTELFDDIGAGLAERGNEFGSVTGRARRCGWFDAAALKRSIQVNGISGMCITKLDVMDGIENINICVGYELPNGEKTDILPFGADLVAECTPIYETLPGWSESTFGVKSYDALPQNAKAYLKRIEEVCGAPVAIVSTGPDREETIVLQHPFA, encoded by the coding sequence ATGGTAAAAAACGTGGTAGTAATCGGCGCCCAATGGGGTGATGAAGGTAAAGGCAAAATTGTAGACTGGCTGGCGGAAGAAACCAGCGGTGTGGTGCGCTTTCAGGGTGGCCACAACGCCGGCCACACTCTGGTAGTGGGTGGTAAAAAAACCATTTTGCGCCTGATTCCGAGCGGCATTCTGCATGAATCACTCGACTGCTTTATCGGCTCCGGTGTGGTGGTCAGCCCCGAAGCACTGTTGGGTGAAATCGATGAACTGAATGCCGCCGGTGTGAAAAACGTGGAAGGCCGTCTGAAAATCGCACCGACCTGTACCGTGATTCTGCCTTACCACATCGCGCTCGACCAAGCCCGCGAAGCTTCACGCGGCGCCGGTAAAATCGGCACCACCGGCCGCGGCATCGGCCCGGCTTATGAAGATAAAGTTGCCCGCCGCTCCATCCGTATGGTTGATCTGCTCAATCCCGAAGCGTTGAAAGCCAAGGTTGAAGCGAATCTGGCTTATTACAACGTGCAATTGCAACACCTGCACAATACCGAACCGGTAAAGCTGGAAGATGTGATGGCGCTGATTGAAAAAGTGGCGCCGCGCATCACGCCGATGCTGACTGATGTATCGCGCACGCTGTATGATAAAAACCAAAAAGGTGAAAAGCTGCTGTTTGAGGGTGCGCAAGGCACATTACTCGATATCGACTACGGCACTTACCCGTTCGTAACGTCTTCCAACTGCTTGGCCGGCGCTGCTTCTGCCGGTGCCGGTGTGCCGCCGCAAATGCTCAATTATGTGTTGGGCATTGTGAAAGCCTATACCACCCGCGTAGGCTCCGGCCCTTTCCCCACCGAATTGTTTGACGACATCGGCGCCGGCTTGGCCGAGCGCGGCAACGAATTCGGCTCGGTAACCGGCCGCGCCCGCCGTTGTGGTTGGTTTGATGCTGCCGCGCTGAAACGCTCGATTCAGGTCAACGGTATTTCCGGTATGTGCATCACCAAGCTGGATGTGATGGACGGCATTGAAAACATCAATATCTGCGTGGGCTACGAGCTGCCCAACGGCGAAAAAACCGATATTTTGCCATTTGGCGCCGATTTGGTGGCCGAATGCACACCGATTTACGAAACCCTGCCGGGCTGGAGCGAATCGACTTTCGGTGTGAAAAGCTACGATGCGCTGCCGCAAAATGCCAAAGCCTATTTGAAACGCATCGAAGAAGTGTGCGGCGCGCCGGTGGCGATTGTATCGACCGGCCCCGACCGCGAAGAAACCATTGTATTGCAACATCCGTTTGCTTGA
- a CDS encoding type 1 glutamine amidotransferase domain-containing protein, whose product MNTPNKPVLFVVTSQEVKGDTGIPTGFNLAEVTHPLEKLQQAGIEVEFASIKGGAAPLDGLEDMNDPVNKHYWADENFRHAIAHTLRIDDIDPGRYAAIFFAGGHGTMWDFPDNAAAQKAIREIYEAGGIVSAVCHGPAALVNARLSDGSLLVAGKNVAAFTDAEEEEVQSTDVVPFLLASTLNERGAHHQDSPNWSDKVVADGRLITGQNPQSAASLGEVLRDALNGR is encoded by the coding sequence ATGAACACGCCAAACAAACCCGTATTATTCGTTGTCACCAGCCAAGAGGTAAAAGGCGACACCGGCATTCCCACCGGCTTCAACCTGGCCGAAGTTACCCACCCGCTGGAAAAACTGCAACAAGCCGGCATTGAAGTAGAATTTGCCTCCATCAAAGGCGGCGCCGCACCGCTGGACGGTTTGGAAGACATGAACGACCCGGTCAACAAACATTACTGGGCCGATGAAAATTTCCGCCATGCCATCGCCCACACCTTGCGCATCGACGATATCGACCCCGGCCGCTACGCCGCGATTTTCTTTGCCGGCGGCCACGGCACCATGTGGGATTTTCCCGACAATGCCGCTGCGCAAAAAGCCATCCGCGAAATCTATGAAGCCGGCGGCATCGTTTCCGCCGTATGCCACGGCCCTGCAGCGCTGGTAAACGCACGCCTTTCAGACGGCAGCCTGCTGGTCGCCGGTAAAAACGTGGCCGCGTTTACCGATGCGGAAGAGGAAGAAGTGCAATCCACCGATGTGGTGCCGTTTTTGCTCGCCTCTACCCTGAACGAACGCGGCGCACATCATCAGGATTCGCCGAACTGGTCCGACAAAGTGGTAGCAGACGGCCGCCTGATTACCGGCCAAAACCCGCAATCCGCCGCCAGCTTGGGCGAAGTGCTGCGGGATGCGTTAAACGGCCGATAA
- a CDS encoding cupin domain-containing protein, translating to MNSHPFAQMFALGEKNDAYAQYFTGQSYLANLADGDAPAHNVTFEPGCRNHWHIHHGQRQLLICTAGRGWYQEAGKPAQAMVPGVVIDIPADVKHWHGAAKDSWFSHIAIMVPQAGAHTEWCAAVTEEEYAAVEHA from the coding sequence TTTTGCGCAAATGTTTGCCCTTGGCGAAAAAAACGATGCCTACGCCCAATATTTCACCGGTCAGAGCTATCTTGCCAATCTTGCCGACGGTGATGCACCCGCCCACAACGTTACCTTCGAGCCGGGCTGCCGCAACCATTGGCATATCCATCACGGCCAGCGCCAACTGCTGATCTGCACCGCCGGGCGCGGCTGGTATCAAGAAGCGGGCAAGCCCGCGCAAGCCATGGTTCCCGGCGTGGTCATCGATATTCCCGCCGATGTCAAACATTGGCACGGCGCGGCAAAAGACAGCTGGTTTTCCCACATCGCCATCATGGTGCCGCAAGCCGGCGCCCACACCGAATGGTGCGCAGCGGTTACCGAGGAAGAATATGCCGCTGTTGAACATGCTTGA
- the mnmA gene encoding tRNA 2-thiouridine(34) synthase MnmA, giving the protein MHTQNNPQNIIVGLSGGVDSSVTAYLLQQAGHQVRGVFMQNWEDDNNDEYCSIKEDSLDAMAVADIIDIDIDIVNFAAQYKDNVFAYFLQEYQAGRTPNPDVLCNAEIKFKCFLDYAVEQGADVIATGHYARKEIRNGIHYLLKGLDPNKDQSYFLYRLQPFQLERAIFPLGDLEKPEVRRLAAEAQLPTAAKKDSTGICFIGERPFREFLQKYLPTNNGNMVTPEGKIVGEHVGLMFYTLGQRKGLGIGGAGEPWFVAGKDLAKNELTVVQGHDHPLLFTDTLIMNDLSFTLPERPAEGRYSCKTRYRMADAACSLKYLDENTIELTFDEPQWAVTPGQSAVLYDGEICLGGGIIMSTDKPVIITG; this is encoded by the coding sequence ATGCACACTCAAAACAACCCTCAAAACATCATCGTCGGCCTCTCCGGCGGTGTCGATTCTTCCGTAACCGCCTATCTGCTCCAACAAGCCGGACATCAGGTACGCGGCGTGTTTATGCAAAACTGGGAAGACGACAACAACGACGAATATTGCAGTATCAAAGAAGATTCACTCGATGCGATGGCGGTGGCCGACATCATCGATATCGACATCGACATTGTGAATTTCGCCGCCCAATACAAAGACAACGTTTTTGCCTATTTTTTGCAGGAATATCAAGCCGGGCGCACACCCAATCCCGATGTGCTCTGCAATGCCGAAATCAAGTTCAAATGCTTTCTCGATTATGCGGTTGAGCAAGGCGCCGATGTAATCGCCACCGGCCACTATGCGCGCAAAGAAATCCGCAACGGCATCCATTATCTGCTCAAAGGCCTCGACCCCAACAAAGACCAAAGCTATTTCCTCTACCGCTTGCAGCCCTTCCAACTCGAACGCGCGATTTTTCCGCTCGGCGATTTGGAAAAACCCGAAGTGCGCCGTTTGGCCGCCGAAGCTCAATTGCCCACCGCCGCCAAAAAAGACAGCACCGGCATCTGCTTTATCGGCGAGCGCCCGTTTCGCGAATTCCTGCAAAAATACCTGCCCACCAACAACGGCAACATGGTAACGCCCGAAGGCAAAATCGTGGGCGAACACGTCGGCCTGATGTTCTACACCCTCGGCCAGCGCAAAGGCCTGGGCATCGGCGGCGCAGGCGAGCCGTGGTTTGTGGCCGGTAAAGATTTGGCCAAAAACGAATTAACGGTAGTGCAGGGGCACGATCATCCGCTGCTCTTTACCGACACATTAATCATGAACGACTTGAGCTTCACCCTGCCCGAGCGCCCCGCCGAAGGCCGCTACAGCTGCAAAACCCGCTACCGCATGGCCGATGCCGCCTGCTCGCTGAAATACCTCGATGAAAACACCATCGAGCTGACGTTTGACGAACCGCAATGGGCGGTAACGCCGGGCCAATCCGCCGTATTGTATGACGGCGAAATCTGCTTGGGCGGCGGCATCATCATGAGCACCGACAAACCGGTGATTATCACCGGATAA
- a CDS encoding DUF1330 domain-containing protein, protein MNNPALFVAEFEISDAEGMTPYLTQIGATLEPFGGRLVSLDHNVVSLEGDTVKGGMAVIAFDDMEKAQAWYHSAAYQAIIPIRQKAARTRAYIIDGLAQ, encoded by the coding sequence ATGAACAACCCTGCTTTATTTGTCGCCGAATTTGAAATTTCCGATGCCGAAGGCATGACCCCCTACCTCACCCAAATCGGCGCAACACTTGAGCCGTTCGGCGGCCGTTTGGTTTCCCTCGACCACAATGTGGTATCGTTGGAAGGCGACACCGTTAAAGGCGGCATGGCCGTGATTGCATTCGACGATATGGAAAAAGCACAAGCCTGGTACCACTCGGCCGCTTACCAAGCCATTATCCCCATCCGCCAAAAAGCCGCGCGCACCCGTGCCTATATTATCGACGGCTTGGCGCAGTAA
- a CDS encoding carboxymuconolactone decarboxylase family protein — MPLTKPLITLACLFALTACAQTAAAPAIQATEISSRSTGATMLTTRQQDLALIGKYTARGDQTALAAALNQALDNGLSVNEAKDALVQLYAYCGFPRSLNALTTLMNVTNSRKAQGIATREGRTATPLPADTDILHKGTQTQTELVGQPVSGALFDFAPDADRYLKTHLFGDIFASDLLNWQEREIITIAALANINGVESQLNAHKAIGKHNGLTDEQLQAIEAL, encoded by the coding sequence ATGCCCCTCACCAAACCGCTCATCACACTTGCCTGCCTGTTTGCACTTACCGCGTGCGCACAAACGGCCGCTGCGCCCGCGATTCAGGCAACAGAAATCAGTAGCCGTAGCACAGGAGCCACCATGTTGACCACCCGCCAACAAGACCTCGCCCTCATCGGCAAATACACTGCCCGGGGCGACCAAACCGCACTTGCCGCCGCGCTCAATCAGGCGCTGGATAACGGCCTGAGCGTCAACGAAGCCAAAGATGCGTTAGTGCAGCTGTATGCTTATTGCGGCTTTCCCCGCAGCCTCAATGCGCTGACCACCCTGATGAACGTCACAAACAGCCGCAAGGCGCAAGGTATTGCCACCCGCGAAGGCCGCACCGCCACGCCCTTGCCTGCCGATACCGATATCTTGCACAAAGGCACGCAAACCCAAACCGAGCTGGTCGGCCAGCCCGTGAGCGGTGCGCTGTTCGACTTCGCCCCCGATGCCGACCGCTACCTGAAAACCCATCTTTTCGGCGACATCTTCGCCAGCGACCTGCTCAACTGGCAGGAGCGCGAAATCATCACCATCGCCGCACTGGCGAATATCAACGGCGTGGAATCTCAATTAAACGCCCACAAAGCCATCGGCAAACACAACGGCCTCACAGACGAACAACTGCAAGCCATTGAAGCGCTGTAA
- a CDS encoding AMP-binding protein produces MEKVWLQSYEQGVPAEIDLTRYHSIIDVFEQSVQKFGSNPAFQNMGKTLSYAETDKLVADFASFLQNTLKLPQGERVAIMMPNVLQYPIALFGALKAGMMVVNTNPLYTPRELEHQLNDSGATTIVVLENFANTLELVLPRTQIKHVIIANIGEMFGTLKGGLMNFVIRKIKKMVPEYRIPNAIAFQTALKQGAAQSFRPVALNRDTPAFLQYTGGTTGVAKGAILSHGNICANMLQGAAWIKNQLREGKETVIAALPLYHIFALTVNLMIFTQAGAKILLITNPRDMKSFIGDMTKNKISVFIGVNTLFNGMVNRPEFAGLDFSGLKLTLGGGMATQKAVAEKWKSITGTPIVEAYGLTEASPGVSCNPLNIPAYTGSIGLPVPSTDIELRDENGNPAAQGQPGEMWVKGPQVMQGYWQRPEETAKAIDARGFLETGDIAVMDEKGWFKLVDRKKDLIVVSGFNVYPNEIEEVVAHHDKVLEVACIGVPNEKTGEALKLFVVKKDASLTQEELTAFCRSELTAYKVPKNIEFRDELPKSNVGKILRRELRDSEQS; encoded by the coding sequence ATGGAGAAAGTCTGGCTGCAAAGCTACGAACAAGGCGTGCCCGCCGAAATCGACCTCACCCGCTACCACTCGATTATCGATGTATTCGAACAAAGCGTGCAAAAATTCGGCAGCAACCCCGCATTTCAAAATATGGGCAAAACCCTCAGCTATGCCGAAACCGACAAACTGGTGGCTGATTTTGCCTCTTTTCTGCAAAACACACTCAAGCTGCCGCAAGGCGAGCGCGTGGCCATCATGATGCCCAATGTGTTGCAATACCCCATCGCCCTGTTTGGCGCCCTCAAAGCTGGCATGATGGTGGTCAACACCAACCCGCTCTACACCCCGCGCGAATTAGAGCATCAACTGAACGACAGCGGCGCCACCACCATCGTCGTGCTGGAAAACTTCGCCAACACACTGGAGCTGGTGCTGCCGCGCACACAAATCAAACACGTGATTATCGCCAACATCGGCGAAATGTTCGGCACCCTCAAAGGCGGGCTGATGAATTTCGTTATCCGCAAAATCAAAAAAATGGTGCCCGAATACCGCATTCCCAATGCCATCGCCTTTCAGACGGCCTTAAAACAAGGCGCGGCACAAAGCTTCCGGCCGGTTGCCCTCAACCGCGACACCCCCGCCTTTTTACAATACACCGGCGGCACCACCGGCGTGGCAAAAGGCGCCATACTCAGCCACGGCAACATCTGCGCCAATATGCTGCAAGGCGCGGCATGGATTAAAAACCAACTGCGCGAAGGCAAAGAAACCGTGATTGCCGCGCTGCCGCTGTATCACATTTTCGCGCTGACGGTTAATCTGATGATTTTCACCCAAGCCGGCGCCAAAATCCTGCTGATTACCAACCCGCGCGACATGAAAAGCTTTATCGGCGACATGACCAAAAACAAAATCAGCGTGTTTATCGGCGTCAACACTTTATTTAACGGCATGGTCAACCGCCCCGAATTTGCCGGGCTGGATTTCTCCGGCCTCAAGCTTACCCTCGGCGGCGGCATGGCCACCCAAAAAGCCGTGGCCGAAAAATGGAAAAGCATCACCGGCACCCCGATTGTAGAAGCCTACGGCCTCACCGAAGCCAGCCCCGGCGTCAGCTGCAACCCCCTGAATATCCCCGCCTACACCGGCAGCATCGGCCTGCCCGTGCCCTCTACCGACATCGAATTGCGCGATGAAAACGGCAACCCGGCCGCACAAGGGCAACCCGGCGAAATGTGGGTAAAAGGCCCGCAAGTGATGCAGGGCTACTGGCAGCGCCCCGAAGAAACCGCCAAAGCCATTGATGCGCGCGGTTTTCTCGAAACCGGCGATATTGCCGTAATGGATGAAAAAGGCTGGTTCAAACTGGTTGACCGCAAAAAAGATTTGATTGTGGTGTCGGGCTTCAACGTTTACCCCAACGAAATCGAAGAAGTAGTGGCACATCACGACAAAGTGCTCGAAGTGGCCTGCATCGGCGTGCCCAACGAAAAAACCGGTGAAGCGCTGAAACTGTTTGTGGTCAAAAAAGATGCCTCCCTCACCCAAGAAGAATTAACCGCCTTTTGCCGCAGCGAGCTAACGGCTTACAAAGTGCCGAAAAACATCGAATTCCGCGACGAGCTGCCCAAATCAAACGTCGGCAAAATCCTACGCCGCGAATTGCGCGACAGCGAACAGAGCTGA